The genomic window agggacagtgttGGGGACCcagggtggggacagggctggggatatggggtggggacaccgggtggggacacgggggtggggacaggcctggggacaccgggtggggacagggacagcgtTGGGGACCCAaggtggggacagggctggggacatggggatggggacaccgggtggggacagggacaggagcCGGGGTCCCCCCAGGCTGCTGTCGTTGtcaccccagggctgggggtcccggacCCCCCGGGTGTGTgtccccccgccgccaccggcGTTACGTCAccgtccccccccccgtccccgccgctGGGAACTGGCTGTGCTCCCGGTGACGCCGCGGGCCGTGGGCCAGCGGGGCCCGATCCAGGGGCCGCGATCCTTCCCCGGCCACCGCGGCCACCGGGGCCGGGGTACGCCGGGGGTTTGGGGCGCACAAGCGACCCCCGCTTgcgccccagccctgcacccacccTCGGGCACCCCTCAGCACCCACCCCCCTGCGTCCGCCACCCGGGGATCCGCGgcgtggggtgccgtggggtgccgtggggtgccgtgggggccgtggggtgccatggggtgccgTGGGGGGCCACGGGGGGCCACGGGCGCCCGTCCGGCAGCGGTTGTGGCCGGGTGCGGTGCGGGCAGAGGTGACGGCAGCCTTGGCGCGGCGCAGGTTGACATCAGGCCGCCGGCACGCGCAGGCCCAGCTGCGGCGAGGCCGAGCGGGGCCATGTGTCCCTGCAGCTGGCCGGCGTGGCCGGGCCAGAccgctgtgccgtgccgtgccgcgccgtgccgtgctGGGCCGTGATGTGCCGTGCtgggccgtgccgtgccgtgatgtgccgtgctgtgccgtgccgcgccgtgccgtgctGGGCCGTGATGTGCCGTGCtgggccgtgccgtgccgtgatgtgccgtgctgtgccgtgccgtgccgcgccgtgccgtgctGGGCCGTGATGTGCCGTGCTGGGCTGTGatgtgccgtgccgtgccgtgcaatgctgtgccatgctgcaCCGTGCCGTACCGTTCCGTGCTGcaccgtgccgtgccatgccgtaCCGTGCAatgctgtgccgtgccatgccgtgccgtgccgtgccatgccatgctgcgccatgccgtgccgtgccgtgccgtgccgtgccgtgccatgccatgctgcgccatgccgtgccgtgccgtgccacgttgcaccgtgccgtgccgtgccgtgccgtgccgtgccgtgccgtgccgtaCCCGAGCCGTTCCCGGGGGTGTTAAGGCGGGCGGAGGCTGGGGGGACGccagcccctgtcccctgcccctgcgtcccctccccggggctgccccgtccCCTCCGGGCTCTGCCCCGCCCCGGGGGGTGCGGAGGTGGGGGGCTGCGTCCCCGCACCCCCCTGTGACCCCTTGCTAACGCCCCATGGGCACGGGGACACGGAGCAGGGCACGGGGACACGCACGGGGAGCACGGGGACATTCATTGAGGGCATGGGGACATGCAGGGGGGGCATGAGGACATGCACGAGGGCACGGGGACATGCGTGAGGGCACGGGGACGTGCATGGGGACATGCACCAGGGGCATGGGGCCACGCATGAGGGGCACGGGGACATGCACAAGGGAATGGGGACACGCATGAGGGGCACGGGGACATGCATTGAGAGCACGGGGACACGCAcgaggggcacggggacacgcaTGAGGGCACGGGTACATGCACCAGGGCACGGGGACACGCATTGAGAGCACGGGGACATGCACGAGGGCCACGGGGACACGCAcgaggggcacggggacacgcaCGAGGGCACGGGGACACGCACGAGGGCACGGGGACATGCACGAGGGGCACAGGGACATGCACAAGCGCACGGGCACATGTACTGAGAGCACGGGGACACGCAcgaggggcacggggacacgcaCGAGGGGCACGGGGACATGCACCAGGGCAAGGGGACATGCACAAGGGAATGGGGACACGCATGAGGGGCACGGGGACATGCATTGAGAGCACAGGGACACGCATTGAGAGCACGGGGACACGCACCAGGGCACGGGGACACGCACAAGGGAATGGGGACACGCATgaggggcacggggacacgcacgaggggcacggggacacgcaCCAGGGCACGGGGACACGCACAAGGGAATGGGGACACGCATgaggggcatggggacacgcACGAGGGGCACGGGGACATGCATTGAGAGCACGGGGACACGCAcgaggggcacggggacacgcaCGAGGGGCACGGGGACATGCACCAGGGCAAGGGGACATGCACAAGGGAATGGGGACACGCATGAGGGCACGGGTACATGCACCAGGGCACGGGGACACGCACTGAGAGCACGGGGACATGCACGAGGGCACGGGGACATGCACCAGGGCACGGGGACACGCACGAGGGCACGGGGACACCGAGTGAGGCACGGGGCCATGCACTTGCGGGCCGGGGGCCCCGTGCCGGTGCCGGCGGTGTTTGCGCACCGGGCGCTGCCGCAGCTCCAGCACCCCCCCGGCCCACGTGCGAGGGCTGGGCCGGTTGTGCAACACCCGCCGGCGGTGGCCGCTTCCCGGGGGACCGGTGTCACAGCGGCCCCTTCGCCGCGGCCCCCGCGGGcacccaccctcctcctcctcgctgcccACCCCTCCGCCCGGctttggggggcttgggggggccACGGGGCCGGCCGGGCCTGGGGTGCCCCCCGGCGAGCACCCCTGTGTGGAGGGTGGGCAccagggcttggggacatggatGGGGACATGTGCAAGGGCTCAGGGACGTGAAccggggcacagggacatggaTGGGGCCACACAccagggcttggggacatgcacggggacatggggacacgcATGGGGCCATGCACCAGGGCTTGGGTACAtgcacggggacatggggacacccacgGGGCCACGCATGGGGCCATGGGGACGtccatggggacatggggacacccacgGGGCCACGCAccagggcttggggacatggatGGGGACATGCAccagggcttggggacatgcacggggacatggggacacgcATGGGGACATGCACCAGGGCTTGGGGACgtgcatggggacatggggacatgcaTGGGGCCACACAccagggcttggggacatgcacggggacacggggacatgcATGGGGCCATGCcccagggcttggggacatgcatggggacatggggacatccaTGGGGCCACGCAccagggcttggggacatgCATGGGGACACGCATGGGGCCACGCAcggggccatggggacacgcACGGGGCCACGGCTGACGCCACgcgccagggctgggggacacgCACAGGGACAtgcacggggacatggggacacgcACGGGGCCACGCGccagggcttggggacatccatggggacatggggacacccacgGGGCCACGCCCCAGGGCCGGGGGCCACGCACGGGGCCATGGGGACAtccatggggacatggggacacccacgGGGCCACGCcccagggcttggggacatcCATGGGGCCACGCAccagggcttggggacatccatggggacacggggacacccaCGGGGCCACGCACGGGGCCATGGGGACATCCATGcggacatggggacacccacgGGGCCAcgccccagggctgggggacatcCATGGGGCCACGCAccagggcttggggacatccatggggacatggggacacccacgGGGCCACGCCCCAGGGCCGGGGGCCACGCACGGGGCCATGGGGACAtccatggggacatggggacacccacgGGGCCACGCAccagggcttggggacatccatggggacatggggacacccacgGGGCCACGCACGGGGCCATGGGGACATCCATGGGGACACCCACGGGGCCACGCCCCAGGGCCGGGGGCCACGCACGGGGCGGGTGGCCCTGCCCGCGGGCGTCCCCGCTCGCGTCCCCGCGCGGCAGCTGACGCGGCCGCTTGTGCAACCGCCCTGGCCGGGGCATAAATACCGGCgggcgcgcggcggcggggccggcgcgaCCCTCGAGGGCACCATggccttcctcctgctcctcgcCTTcctcgccctcctcctcctcctctgcctcgccctgcggggcggccgccgcggccgcttgccccccggccccccggcgtTGCCGCTCGTGGGCAACCTCCTGCAGATCTCCCCCTCCCGCACCCTCCAGTCCCTGCTGAAGGTGagagggcggcgggcgggcgcgcggGCGCGCGGGCGGGCGACGGCGAGCCGTCGGCGCCCCGGCAcccgccccggcacccaccGCGGCGCCCGTCCCGGCAGCTGAGCCGGACCTACGGCCCCGTCTTCACCGTCTACCTGGGGTCCCGGCGGGTGCTGGTGCTGCGGGGGCACGCGGCGGTGCGGGAGGCGCTGGTGGAGAACGCCGAGGCCTTCGCCGGCCGCGGCCGCATGCCGACGGTGGAGGAGACCTTCCGCCAGCACGGTGAGGGCGCCCGCCGCCGAGGGCGTGGGtgctcccccgccccccatcgggtgccccccctgccctgctgggtgCCCCTCCCCATGGgtgctcccctcctcctgctgggTGTCGCCTCCCCACGGGgtgctcccccttcccctgatgggtgtcccctccccacgggtgctcccccatccccatggggtgcccccctgccctgctgggtgCCCCTCCCCACGGGgtgctcccccatcccattgctGGGTGTCCTCTCCCCACGGgtgctcccccatccccatggggtgcccccctgccctgctggctgcCCCTCCCCATGGGgtgctcccccatcccattgctgggtgtcccctccccatggggtgctccccatccccttgctgggtgctccccctcccctgctggGAGTCCCCTCCCCACGGGTGCTCCCCCATCCCCTTGCTGggtgctccccctcccctgctggGAGTCCCCTCCCCACGGggtgctccccatccccttgctgggtgctcccctcccctgctgGGTGCCCTCCCCACGGggtgctccccatccccttgctgggtgctcccctcccctgctgggtgtcccctccccacggggtgctccccatccccttgctgggtgctcccctcccctgctgGGAGTCCCTCCCCACGGGGTGCTCCCCCATCCCCTTGCTGggtgctccccctcccctgctggGAGTCCCCTCCCCATGGggtgctccccatccccttgctgggtgctcccctcccctgctgGGAGTCCCTCCCCATGGGGTGCTCCCCTTCCCATTGCTGGGAGTCCCCTCCCCACGGGGTGCTCCCCCATCCCCTTGCTGggtgctccccctcccctgctggGAGTCCCTCCCCATGGGgtgctcccccatcccattgctGGGAGTCCCCTCCCCACGGggtgctccccatccccttgctgggtgctccccctcccctgctggGAGTCCCCTCCCCACGGGGTGCTCCCCCATCCCCTTGctgggtgtcccctccccacggggtgctcccccatccccttgctgggtgtcccctccccacaaggtgctccccatccccttgctgggtgctcccctcccctgctgggtgtcccctccccacggGGGTgctcacccccccccacccaggggTGGTCTTCGCCAACGGGGAGCGCTGGCGCCAGCTGCGCCGCTTCTCCCTGACGGTGCTGCGGGATTTCGGGATGGGCCGGAAAAGCATCGAGAGCCGCATCCAGGAGGAAGCCCAgatcctgctgcaggagctgcgcAGCACCCAAGGTGCCGGGgagaggcggggagggggggcaggatggggctgagcCACCCTTGGGTGCtgacccccccttcccccccccccagagcaGCCCTTTGACCCTGCGTACCTGCTGAGCTGCGCCGTCTCCAACGTTATCTGCTCCATCGTTTTTGGGAATCGCTTCGATTACCGCGATAAGGAAttcctggagctgctccagATGATGAGCGAGAGTTTTCGGGAGCTCAGCACCCCTTGGTCGCAGGTGGGCCCGGGAAAGGGTGCAACGGGTGGGGTTGGGTTGGGTGggtgggttggggggggggcgtCCCCGATGTCGGCGTTGACCCCTCGCCCGCAGTTTTATGAGATGGGTGAGACCTTCTTGAAGCACTTCCCGGGCCCCCACACCAAGATCCCGAAGCTGCTGGGGAGGATGAGGAGCTTCATCGCCCGGCGGGTGCGGAGGAACGCCGAGACCCTGGAGCCCGGGCTCCCACGGGATTTCATCGACTGCTTCCTGCTCCAGATGGAGAAGGTGGGGCGGCCGAGCACCCTTGGGTTCGCttgggcacccaagggtgcttCCAGCTCCCCCACGTGCTCCAGGGTGATCCCGTGCACCCGGCTCGCTTGCACAACCCAGGGTGATCCCGTGCACCCGGCTCGCTTGCACAACCCGGGGTGATCCCGTGCACCCGGCTCGCTTGCACAACCCAGGGTGATCCCGTGCACCATGGGGTGATCCTGTGCACCCTGGGGTGATCCCGTGCACCCTGGGGTGATCCTGTGCACCCCGGGGTGCTCCCGCGCACCCAGCTCCTTTGCACACCCCAGGGTGATCCCGTGCACCCACCTCCCTTGTGCATCTGGGGGTGATCCCATGCACCCAGATCGCTTGCGCACCCCAGGGTGATCCTGTGCACCCAGCTCGCTTGTGCACCCGGGGGTGCTCCCATGCACCCTGGGGTGATCCTGTGCACCCTGGGGTGATCCCATGCACCCTGGGGTGATCCCGTGCACCCAGATCGCTTGCGCACCCCAGGGTGATCCTGTGCACCCAGCTCGCTTGTGCACCCGGGGGTGCTCCCATGCACCCTGGGGTGATCCCATACACCCAGATCGCTTGCGCACCCCGGGGTGCTCCCATGCACCCTGGGGTGATCCCATGCACCCAGATCCCTTGTACACCCTGGGGTGCTCCCATGCACCCTGGGGTGATCCCGTGCACCCAGATCGCTTGCGCACCCCAGGGTGATCCTGTGCACCCAGCTCCCTTGTACACCCTGGGGTGCTCCCATGCACCCTGGGGTGATCCTGTGCACCCTGGGGTGATCCCATACACCCAGATCGCTTGCGCACCCCGGGGTGATCCTGTGCACCCAGCTCCCTTGTACACCCTGGGGTGCTCCCGTGCACCCTGGGGTGATCCCATGCACCCAGATCCCTTGTACACCCTGGGGTGCTCCCATGCACCCTGGGGTGATCCCGTGCACCCAGATTGCTTGTACACCCTGGGGTGCTCCCGTGCACCCAGCTCCCTTGCACAACCCAGGGTGCTCCCGTGCACCCTGGGGTGATCCCATGCACCCGGCTCCCTCGCACACCCCGGGGCGCTCCCCCGCGTGCTCCGGCTCGCTCGCCCAGGCCCCGcgcgtgtccccccccgtgtcccccaggaAAAGGCCAACCCCTCCTCGGAGTTCAACCTGGAGAACCTGGAGCTCACCACCCTCAACCTCTTCTTCGCCGGGACGGAGACCGTCAGCTCCACCCTGCGATACGGCTTCCTCGTGCTGATGAAGCACCCCGACGTGCAAGGCAAGCGGGGtcacccccttcctcccccccccccaccctaGGGACCCCCGCACCCCGGCCCTGAGTGAGACCCCCGTCCCCGCGGGGCCTGCAGAGAAGGTGTACGAGGAGATCGAGCGGGTGATCGGCCGCAACCGGCCCCCCAACATCGAGGACCGGAGCCTGATGCCGTACACGGACGCCGTCATCCACGAGATCCAGCGCTGCAGCGACCTCATCCCCATGAACGTCCCCCACATGGTCACGCGTGACACGCTCTTCCGCGGCTACCTCATCCCCAAGGTGCGCGCGGGGTTCGGGGACGGCTGCACGCGTGCTTCCCCGTGCACGCTGCCCCGTTTGCACTGCTCCGTGCACGCTTGCTGCACGCGTGCTTCCCCGTGCACGCTGCTCCATGCACGCTTGCTGCACGCGTGCTTCCCCGTGCACGCTGCCCGATTCACGCTGCTCCGTGCACACTGCTCCATGCACACTTGCTGCACACATGCATCCTTGTGCACGCTGCTCCGTGCACGCTTGCTGCACGCATGCTTCCCCGTGCACGCTGCTCCGTGCACACTTGCTGCACACATGCATCCTCGTGCATGCTGCTCGCTGCACGCTTGCTGCACGTGTGCTTCCCCGTGCACGCTGCCCCATTCACGCTGCTCCGTGCACGCTTGCTGCACGCATGCATCCCCGTGCACGCTGCTCCGTGCACGCTTGCTGCACGCGTGCTTCCCCGTGCACGCTGCCCCATTCACGCTGCCCCGTTTGCACTGCTCCATGCACACTTGCTGCACGCGTGCTTCCCCGTGCACGCTGCCCCATTCACGCTGCTCCATGCACGCTTGCTGCACGCGTGCTTCCCCGTGCACGCTGCCCCATTCACGCTGCTCCGTGCACGCTTGCTGCACGCATGCATCCCCGTGCACGCTGCTCCGTGCACGCTTGCTGCACGCGTGCTTCCCCGTGCACGCTGCCCCGTTTGCACTGCTCCGTGCACGCTTGCTGCACGCGTGCTTCCCCGTGCACGCTGCTCCATGCACGCTTGCTGCACGCGTGCTTCCCCGTGCACACTGCCCCATTTGCACTGCTCCATGCACGCTGCTCCATGCACACTTGCTGCACGCATGCATCCTCGTGCACGCTGCTCCGTGCACGCTTGCTGCACGCATGCTTCCCCGTGCACGCTGCTCCGTGCACACTTGCTGCACACATGCATCCTCCTGCATGCTGCTCGCTGCACGCTTGCTGCACGTGTGCTTCCCCGTGCACGCTGCCCCATTCACGCTGCTCCGTGCACGCTTGCTGCACGCATGCATCCCCGTGCACGCTGCTCCGTGCACGCTTGCTGCACGCGTGCTTCCCCGTGCATGCTGCCCCGTTTGCACTGCTCCGTGCATGCTTGCTGCACGCGTGCTTCCCCGTGCACGCTGCCCCATTCACGCTGCCCCATTTGCACTGCTCCATGCACACTTGCTGCACGCGTGCTTCCCCGTGCACGCTGCCCCATTCACGCTGCTCCATGCACGCTTGCTGCACGCGTGCTTCCCCGTGCACGCTGCCCCATTCACGCTGCCCCGTTTGCACTGCTCCGTGCACGCTTGCTGCACGCGTGCTTCCCCGTGCACGCTGCTCCATGCACGCTTGCTGCACGTGTGCTTCCCCGTGCACGCTGCCCGATTCACGCTGCTCCGTGCACACTGCTCCATGCACACTTGCTGCACGCATGCATCCTTGTGCACGCTGCTCCGTGCACGCTTGCTGCACGCATGCTTCCCCGTGCACGCTGCTCCGTGCACACTTGCTGCACACATGCATCCTCGTGCATGCTGCTCGCTGCACGCTTGCTGCACGTGTGCTTCCCCGTGCACGCTGCCCCATTCACGCTGCTCCGTGCACGCTTGCTGCACGCATGCATCCCCGTGCACGCTGCTCCGTGCACGCTTGCTGCACGCGTGCTTCCCCGTGCACGCTGCCCCGTTTGCACTGCTCCGTGCACGCTTGCTGCACGCGTGCTTCCCCGTGCACGCTGCTCCATGCACGCTTGCTGCACGCGTGCTTCCCCGTGCACACTGCCCCATTTGCACTGCTCCATGCACGCTGCTCCGTGCACACTTGCTGCACACATGCATCCTCATGCACGCTGCTCTGTGCACGCTTGCTGCACGCACGCATCCTCGTGCACGCTGCTCTGTGCACGCTTGCTGCACGCGTGCTTCCCCGTGCACGCTGCCCCGTTCACGCTGCTCCATGCACGCTTGCTGCACGCGTGCTTCCCCGTGCACGCTGCTCCATGCACGCTTGCTGCACGCGTGCTTCCCCGTGCACACTGCCCCATTTGCACTGCTCCATGCACGCTGCTCCATGCACACTTGCTGCATGCATGCATCCTCGTGCACGCTGCTCCGTGCACGCTTGCTGCACGCGTGCTTCCCCGTGCACGCTGCTCCGTGCACACTTGCTGCACGCATGCATCCTCGTGCATGCTGCTCGCTGCACGCTTGCTGCACGTGTGCTTCCCCGTGCACGCTGCCCCATTCACGCTGCTCCGTGCACGCTTGCTGCACGCATGCATCCCCGTGCACGCTGCTCCGTGCACGCTTGCTGCACGCGTGCTTCCCCGTGCACGCTGCCCCGTTTGCACTGCTCCGTGCACGCTTGCTGCACGCGTGCTTCCCCGTGCACGCTGCTCCATGCACGCTTGCTGCACGCGTGCTTCCCCGTGCACACTGCCCCATTTGCACTGCTCCATGCACGC from Ciconia boyciana chromosome 33, ASM3463844v1, whole genome shotgun sequence includes these protein-coding regions:
- the LOC140645359 gene encoding cytochrome P450 2G1-like encodes the protein MGTWGHPRGHARGHGDIHGDTHGATPQGRGPRTGRVALPAGVPARVPARQLTRPLVQPPWPGHKYRRARGGGAGATLEGTMAFLLLLAFLALLLLLCLALRGGRRGRLPPGPPALPLVGNLLQISPSRTLQSLLKLSRTYGPVFTVYLGSRRVLVLRGHAAVREALVENAEAFAGRGRMPTVEETFRQHGVVFANGERWRQLRRFSLTVLRDFGMGRKSIESRIQEEAQILLQELRSTQEQPFDPAYLLSCAVSNVICSIVFGNRFDYRDKEFLELLQMMSESFRELSTPWSQFYEMGETFLKHFPGPHTKIPKLLGRMRSFIARRVRRNAETLEPGLPRDFIDCFLLQMEKEKANPSSEFNLENLELTTLNLFFAGTETVSSTLRYGFLVLMKHPDVQEKVYEEIERVIGRNRPPNIEDRSLMPYTDAVIHEIQRCSDLIPMNVPHMVTRDTLFRGYLIPKGTEVYPLLSSVLHDPDAFKHPDAFDPANFLDESGRFKKNEAFVPFSSGKRICLGEALARMELFLFLTTILQSLRLQPLVPPAQLPTAPLESGFANIPPFYQLRMVAR